A window of Ictidomys tridecemlineatus isolate mIctTri1 chromosome 15, mIctTri1.hap1, whole genome shotgun sequence contains these coding sequences:
- the N4bp1 gene encoding NEDD4-binding protein 1 isoform X2 has translation MAARAVLDEFTAPAEKAALLERSRGRIEGLFGVSLAVLGALGAEEPLPARIWLQLRGVQEAVHSAKEYIKGICEPELEEREYYPKAMHCIFVGAQSLFLKSLIQDTCADLCVLDIGLLGIRGSAEAVVMARSHIQQFVKLFENNENLPSSQKESEVKREFKQFVEAHADNFTMDLLILPTSLKKELLTLTQGEENLFKTGDDDVIEIRDAQHTEFTQNAATGLNISRDEIVLQEDERNKAGTPVSELTKQMDTVFSSSPDVLFVPVNGLSPDEEALSKERICHKRRFSDSEERHTKKQFSLENVQEGELLHDDKTSSGSVIIDLSDSSTDSENLSPDVKDTTEEMEYNILVNFFKTMGYSQEIVEKVIREFGPSTEPLLLLEEIEKENKRFQENREFSPSTTDTNKTKSKGVCSSINELTTDSTPKKTQSHTQQNTVEKFSQLPFKVEGKPCTSNCKINTFRTVPIEQKREIWGSNQNYVCNIDLETDGRLPSAPSSPKDVSFVSRGASSHQPRIPVFPENGFQQQAEPLLSNNMKSACEKRPGHCSSPQSKPNCPPLSPPMPLPQLLPSVTDARLTGPSDHIDSSVTGVQRFRDTLKVPYKLELKNEPGRMDLKHIVIDGSNVAITHGLKKFFSCRGIAIAVEYFWKLGNRNITVFVPQWRTRRDPNVTEQHFLTQLQELGILSLTPARMVFGERIASHDDRFLLHLADKTGGIIVTNDNFREFVTESVSWREIITKRLLQYTFVGDIFMVPDDPLGRSGPRLEEFLRKEVFLRDMQPLLNALPNVGMFDPSFRIPGTQAASTSHQPPGRIQGASPSHWLPQQSHFPLLPNLPSVPQNLPMPAQRSSAETSELREALLKIFPDSEQRLKIDQILVAHPYMKDLNALSAMVLD, from the exons GAATATATCAAAGGAATCTGTGAACCTGAACTAGAAGAAAGAGAATATTATCCCAAGGCCATGCACTGCATTTTTGTTGGGGCACAGAGCCTGTTTCTGAAGAGCTTGATTCAGGATACTTGTGCTGACCTCTGTGTTCTTGATATTGGTCTTCTTGGCATCAGAGGGAGTGCTGAGGCTGTAGTTATGGCTAGGAGTCACATTCAGCAGTTTGTAAAGCTCTTTGAGAATAATGAGAACCTACCCAGTAGTCAGAAAGAATCAGAGGTGAAAAGGGAATTTAAACAATTTGTTGAAGCCCATGCAGATAATTTTACAATGGATTTGTTGATTTTGCCcacttccttaaaaaaagaacttttgacTCTCACACAAGGTGAGGAAAATCTATTTAAAACGGGAGATGATGATGTTATTGAAATTAGAGATGCTCAACATACAGAGTTTACACAGAATGCTGCCACAGGACTGAATATTTCTAGAGATGAAATTGTTTTGCAggaagatgaaagaaataaagctGGGACTCCTGTTTCTGAGCTTACAAAACAAATGGACACTGTCTTTTCTAGTTCACCAGATGTGCTTTTTGTTCCTGTAAATGGCCTAAGCCCAGATGAAGAGGCACTTTCCAAAGAGAGAATTTGTCACAAAAGGAGATTTTCTGATTCTGAGGAAAGGCATACCAAGAAgcaattttctttagaaaatgttcAAGAAGGAGAACTTTTACACGATGATAAGACATCCTCTGGAAGTGTAATCATTGACCTATCTGATTCTTCTACTGATTCTGAAAATTTAAGTCCAGATGTAAAAGACACTACTGAGGAAATGGAATACAATATCCTCGTAAACTTTTTTAAAACCATGGGCTATTCTCAAGAAATTGTTGAAAAGGTCATTAGGGAGTTTGGGCCTTCTACCGAACCATTATTGCTCTTggaggaaattgaaaaagaaaataaaaggtttcAAGAAAACAGAGAATTTTCACCTAGTACTACAGACACCAACAAAACCAAAAGTAAAGGTGTTTGTAGCAGTATTAATGAGCTCACAACAGATTCCACTCCAAAGAAAACACAGAGTCACACTCAGCAAAATACGGTAGAAAAATTTTCTCAGTTACCATTCAAAGTAGAAGGTAAGCCTTGTACCTCAAATTGCAAAATTAATACCTTCAGAACAGTGCCAATAGAACAAAAACGTGAAATCTGGGGTTCAAACCAGAACTATGTTTGTaacatagaccttgaaactgatGGCCGTTTACCCTCTGCACCTTCAAGTCCCAAAGATGTCAGTTTTGTTTCAAGGGGAGCTTCAAGTCACCAGCCCAGAATTCCAGTTTTTCCTGAAAATGGTTTTCAACAGCAGGCAGAACCCTTGCTTTCAAATAATATGAAATCTGCCTGTGAAAAACGTCCAGGACATTGTagctctcctcagtctaagccaAATTGTCCACCCCTTTCTCCACCAATGCCGCTGCCACAGCTATTACCTTCAGTTACTGATGCAAGATTGACAGGACCTTCTGATCATATTGATTCCTCAGTTACAGGGGTTCAAAGGTTTCGAGATACTCTGAAAGTACCCTACAAGCTGGAATTAAAAAACGAACCAGGGAGAATGGACCTGAAGCATATTGTTATAGATGGAAGCAATGTTGCAATTAC CCATGGTCTAAAAAAGTTTTTCTCTTGTCGTGGAATTGCAATTGCTGTtgaatatttttggaagcttggcaaccgaaACATTACTGTGTTTGTTCCTCAGTGGAGAACAAGGCGTGATCCTAATGTCACAG agcagcacttCTTAACCCAGCTCCAGGAGCTTGGAATATTATCTTTAACTCCTGCCCGGATGGTGTTTGGAGAAAGAATTGCTTCTCATGATGACAG GTTTCTGCTACACTTAGCGGACAAAACTGGTGGCATAATTGTAACAAATGATAACTTCAGAGAATTTGTGACTGAGTCAGTCTCTTGGCGAGAAATTATTACAAAAAG ATTGCTTCAGTATACATTCGTGGGGGACATATTTATGGTTCCTGATGATCCTCTTGGAAGAAGTGGACCTCGATTAGAAGAATTTCTTCGGAAAGAGGTCTTTCTTAG AGATATGCAACCCCTGCTCAACGCCCTGCCGAACGTGGGCATGTTTGACCCCAGCTTCAGGATTCCTGGCACCCAGGCAGCCAGCACCAGCCACCAGCCTCCAGGCCGGATTCAGGGAGCCTCTCCAAGCCACTGGCTTCCTCAGCAGTCCCACTTTCCGCTCCTGCCAAACCTGCCCAGTGTCCCACAGAACCTGCCCATGCCAGCACAGAGGTCTTCTGCAGAAACCAGCGAGCTAAGGGAAGCCCTGCTGAAGATCTTTCCTGATTCTGAGCAAAGACTGAAAATTGACCAGATCTTGGTAGCCCATCCATACATGAAAGATCTAAATGCGCTCTCTGCCATGGTGTTAGATTGA
- the N4bp1 gene encoding NEDD4-binding protein 1 isoform X4: MAARAVLDEFTAPAEKAALLERSRGRIEGLFGVSLAVLGALGAEEPLPARIWLQLRGVQEAVHSAKEYIKGICEPELEEREYYPKAMHCIFVGAQSLFLKSLIQDTCADLCVLDIGLLGIRGSAEAVVMARSHIQQFVKLFENNENLPSSQKESEVKREFKQFVEAHADNFTMDLLILPTSLKKELLTLTQGEENLFKTGDDDVIEIRDAQHTEFTQNAATGLNISRDEIVLQEDERNKAGTPVSELTKQMDTVFSSSPDVLFVPVNGLSPDEEALSKERICHKRRFSDSEERHTKKQFSLENVQEGELLHDDKTSSGSVIIDLSDSSTDSENLSPDVKDTTEEMEYNILVNFFKTMGYSQEIVEKVIREFGPSTEPLLLLEEIEKENKRFQENREFSPSTTDTNKTKSKGVCSSINELTTDSTPKKTQSHTQQNTVEKFSQLPFKVEGKPCTSNCKINTFRTVPIEQKREIWGSNQNYVCNIDLETDGRLPSAPSSPKDVSFVSRGASSHQPRIPVFPENGFQQQAEPLLSNNMKSACEKRPGHCSSPQSKPNCPPLSPPMPLPQLLPSVTDARLTGPSDHIDSSVTGVQRFRDTLKVPYKLELKNEPGRMDLKHIVIDGSNVAITHGLKKFFSCRGIAIAVEYFWKLGNRNITVFVPQWRTRRDPNVTEQHFLTQLQELGILSLTPARMVFGERIASHDDRLLQYTFVGDIFMVPDDPLGRSGPRLEEFLRKEVFLRDMQPLLNALPNVGMFDPSFRIPGTQAASTSHQPPGRIQGASPSHWLPQQSHFPLLPNLPSVPQNLPMPAQRSSAETSELREALLKIFPDSEQRLKIDQILVAHPYMKDLNALSAMVLD; the protein is encoded by the exons GAATATATCAAAGGAATCTGTGAACCTGAACTAGAAGAAAGAGAATATTATCCCAAGGCCATGCACTGCATTTTTGTTGGGGCACAGAGCCTGTTTCTGAAGAGCTTGATTCAGGATACTTGTGCTGACCTCTGTGTTCTTGATATTGGTCTTCTTGGCATCAGAGGGAGTGCTGAGGCTGTAGTTATGGCTAGGAGTCACATTCAGCAGTTTGTAAAGCTCTTTGAGAATAATGAGAACCTACCCAGTAGTCAGAAAGAATCAGAGGTGAAAAGGGAATTTAAACAATTTGTTGAAGCCCATGCAGATAATTTTACAATGGATTTGTTGATTTTGCCcacttccttaaaaaaagaacttttgacTCTCACACAAGGTGAGGAAAATCTATTTAAAACGGGAGATGATGATGTTATTGAAATTAGAGATGCTCAACATACAGAGTTTACACAGAATGCTGCCACAGGACTGAATATTTCTAGAGATGAAATTGTTTTGCAggaagatgaaagaaataaagctGGGACTCCTGTTTCTGAGCTTACAAAACAAATGGACACTGTCTTTTCTAGTTCACCAGATGTGCTTTTTGTTCCTGTAAATGGCCTAAGCCCAGATGAAGAGGCACTTTCCAAAGAGAGAATTTGTCACAAAAGGAGATTTTCTGATTCTGAGGAAAGGCATACCAAGAAgcaattttctttagaaaatgttcAAGAAGGAGAACTTTTACACGATGATAAGACATCCTCTGGAAGTGTAATCATTGACCTATCTGATTCTTCTACTGATTCTGAAAATTTAAGTCCAGATGTAAAAGACACTACTGAGGAAATGGAATACAATATCCTCGTAAACTTTTTTAAAACCATGGGCTATTCTCAAGAAATTGTTGAAAAGGTCATTAGGGAGTTTGGGCCTTCTACCGAACCATTATTGCTCTTggaggaaattgaaaaagaaaataaaaggtttcAAGAAAACAGAGAATTTTCACCTAGTACTACAGACACCAACAAAACCAAAAGTAAAGGTGTTTGTAGCAGTATTAATGAGCTCACAACAGATTCCACTCCAAAGAAAACACAGAGTCACACTCAGCAAAATACGGTAGAAAAATTTTCTCAGTTACCATTCAAAGTAGAAGGTAAGCCTTGTACCTCAAATTGCAAAATTAATACCTTCAGAACAGTGCCAATAGAACAAAAACGTGAAATCTGGGGTTCAAACCAGAACTATGTTTGTaacatagaccttgaaactgatGGCCGTTTACCCTCTGCACCTTCAAGTCCCAAAGATGTCAGTTTTGTTTCAAGGGGAGCTTCAAGTCACCAGCCCAGAATTCCAGTTTTTCCTGAAAATGGTTTTCAACAGCAGGCAGAACCCTTGCTTTCAAATAATATGAAATCTGCCTGTGAAAAACGTCCAGGACATTGTagctctcctcagtctaagccaAATTGTCCACCCCTTTCTCCACCAATGCCGCTGCCACAGCTATTACCTTCAGTTACTGATGCAAGATTGACAGGACCTTCTGATCATATTGATTCCTCAGTTACAGGGGTTCAAAGGTTTCGAGATACTCTGAAAGTACCCTACAAGCTGGAATTAAAAAACGAACCAGGGAGAATGGACCTGAAGCATATTGTTATAGATGGAAGCAATGTTGCAATTAC CCATGGTCTAAAAAAGTTTTTCTCTTGTCGTGGAATTGCAATTGCTGTtgaatatttttggaagcttggcaaccgaaACATTACTGTGTTTGTTCCTCAGTGGAGAACAAGGCGTGATCCTAATGTCACAG agcagcacttCTTAACCCAGCTCCAGGAGCTTGGAATATTATCTTTAACTCCTGCCCGGATGGTGTTTGGAGAAAGAATTGCTTCTCATGATGACAG ATTGCTTCAGTATACATTCGTGGGGGACATATTTATGGTTCCTGATGATCCTCTTGGAAGAAGTGGACCTCGATTAGAAGAATTTCTTCGGAAAGAGGTCTTTCTTAG AGATATGCAACCCCTGCTCAACGCCCTGCCGAACGTGGGCATGTTTGACCCCAGCTTCAGGATTCCTGGCACCCAGGCAGCCAGCACCAGCCACCAGCCTCCAGGCCGGATTCAGGGAGCCTCTCCAAGCCACTGGCTTCCTCAGCAGTCCCACTTTCCGCTCCTGCCAAACCTGCCCAGTGTCCCACAGAACCTGCCCATGCCAGCACAGAGGTCTTCTGCAGAAACCAGCGAGCTAAGGGAAGCCCTGCTGAAGATCTTTCCTGATTCTGAGCAAAGACTGAAAATTGACCAGATCTTGGTAGCCCATCCATACATGAAAGATCTAAATGCGCTCTCTGCCATGGTGTTAGATTGA
- the N4bp1 gene encoding NEDD4-binding protein 1 isoform X3: MAARAVLDEFTAPAEKAALLERSRGRIEGLFGVSLAVLGALGAEEPLPARIWLQLRGVQEAVHSAKEYIKGICEPELEEREYYPKAMHCIFVGAQSLFLKSLIQDTCADLCVLDIGLLGIRGSAEAVVMARSHIQQFVKLFENNENLPSSQKESEVKREFKQFVEAHADNFTMDLLILPTSLKKELLTLTQGEENLFKTGDDDVIEIRDAQHTEFTQNAATGLNISRDEIVLQEDERNKAGTPVSELTKQMDTVFSSSPDVLFVPVNGLSPDEEALSKERICHKRRFSDSEERHTKKQFSLENVQEGELLHDDKTSSGSVIIDLSDSSTDSENLSPDVKDTTEEMEYNILVNFFKTMGYSQEIVEKVIREFGPSTEPLLLLEEIEKENKRFQENREFSPSTTDTNKTKSKGVCSSINELTTDSTPKKTQSHTQQNTVEKFSQLPFKVEGKPCTSNCKINTFRTVPIEQKREIWGSNQNYVCNIDLETDGRLPSAPSSPKDVSFVSRGASSHQPRIPVFPENGFQQQAEPLLSNNMKSACEKRPGHCSSPQSKPNCPPLSPPMPLPQLLPSVTDARLTGPSDHIDSSVTGVQRFRDTLKVPYKLELKNEPGRMDLKHIVIDGSNVAITHGLKKFFSCRGIAIAVEYFWKLGNRNITVFVPQWRTRRDPNVTEQHFLTQLQELGILSLTPARMVFGERIASHDDRLLQYTFVGDIFMVPDDPLGRSGPRLEEFLRKEVFLRRMAAISNTCCMSAHLTTPCPKTCVDMQPLLNALPNVGMFDPSFRIPGTQAASTSHQPPGRIQGASPSHWLPQQSHFPLLPNLPSVPQNLPMPAQRSSAETSELREALLKIFPDSEQRLKIDQILVAHPYMKDLNALSAMVLD; the protein is encoded by the exons GAATATATCAAAGGAATCTGTGAACCTGAACTAGAAGAAAGAGAATATTATCCCAAGGCCATGCACTGCATTTTTGTTGGGGCACAGAGCCTGTTTCTGAAGAGCTTGATTCAGGATACTTGTGCTGACCTCTGTGTTCTTGATATTGGTCTTCTTGGCATCAGAGGGAGTGCTGAGGCTGTAGTTATGGCTAGGAGTCACATTCAGCAGTTTGTAAAGCTCTTTGAGAATAATGAGAACCTACCCAGTAGTCAGAAAGAATCAGAGGTGAAAAGGGAATTTAAACAATTTGTTGAAGCCCATGCAGATAATTTTACAATGGATTTGTTGATTTTGCCcacttccttaaaaaaagaacttttgacTCTCACACAAGGTGAGGAAAATCTATTTAAAACGGGAGATGATGATGTTATTGAAATTAGAGATGCTCAACATACAGAGTTTACACAGAATGCTGCCACAGGACTGAATATTTCTAGAGATGAAATTGTTTTGCAggaagatgaaagaaataaagctGGGACTCCTGTTTCTGAGCTTACAAAACAAATGGACACTGTCTTTTCTAGTTCACCAGATGTGCTTTTTGTTCCTGTAAATGGCCTAAGCCCAGATGAAGAGGCACTTTCCAAAGAGAGAATTTGTCACAAAAGGAGATTTTCTGATTCTGAGGAAAGGCATACCAAGAAgcaattttctttagaaaatgttcAAGAAGGAGAACTTTTACACGATGATAAGACATCCTCTGGAAGTGTAATCATTGACCTATCTGATTCTTCTACTGATTCTGAAAATTTAAGTCCAGATGTAAAAGACACTACTGAGGAAATGGAATACAATATCCTCGTAAACTTTTTTAAAACCATGGGCTATTCTCAAGAAATTGTTGAAAAGGTCATTAGGGAGTTTGGGCCTTCTACCGAACCATTATTGCTCTTggaggaaattgaaaaagaaaataaaaggtttcAAGAAAACAGAGAATTTTCACCTAGTACTACAGACACCAACAAAACCAAAAGTAAAGGTGTTTGTAGCAGTATTAATGAGCTCACAACAGATTCCACTCCAAAGAAAACACAGAGTCACACTCAGCAAAATACGGTAGAAAAATTTTCTCAGTTACCATTCAAAGTAGAAGGTAAGCCTTGTACCTCAAATTGCAAAATTAATACCTTCAGAACAGTGCCAATAGAACAAAAACGTGAAATCTGGGGTTCAAACCAGAACTATGTTTGTaacatagaccttgaaactgatGGCCGTTTACCCTCTGCACCTTCAAGTCCCAAAGATGTCAGTTTTGTTTCAAGGGGAGCTTCAAGTCACCAGCCCAGAATTCCAGTTTTTCCTGAAAATGGTTTTCAACAGCAGGCAGAACCCTTGCTTTCAAATAATATGAAATCTGCCTGTGAAAAACGTCCAGGACATTGTagctctcctcagtctaagccaAATTGTCCACCCCTTTCTCCACCAATGCCGCTGCCACAGCTATTACCTTCAGTTACTGATGCAAGATTGACAGGACCTTCTGATCATATTGATTCCTCAGTTACAGGGGTTCAAAGGTTTCGAGATACTCTGAAAGTACCCTACAAGCTGGAATTAAAAAACGAACCAGGGAGAATGGACCTGAAGCATATTGTTATAGATGGAAGCAATGTTGCAATTAC CCATGGTCTAAAAAAGTTTTTCTCTTGTCGTGGAATTGCAATTGCTGTtgaatatttttggaagcttggcaaccgaaACATTACTGTGTTTGTTCCTCAGTGGAGAACAAGGCGTGATCCTAATGTCACAG agcagcacttCTTAACCCAGCTCCAGGAGCTTGGAATATTATCTTTAACTCCTGCCCGGATGGTGTTTGGAGAAAGAATTGCTTCTCATGATGACAG ATTGCTTCAGTATACATTCGTGGGGGACATATTTATGGTTCCTGATGATCCTCTTGGAAGAAGTGGACCTCGATTAGAAGAATTTCTTCGGAAAGAGGTCTTTCTTAG GAGGATGGCAGCCATTTCCAACACCTGCTGCATGTCAGCCCATCTCACTACTCCCTGCCCCAAGACCTGTGT AGATATGCAACCCCTGCTCAACGCCCTGCCGAACGTGGGCATGTTTGACCCCAGCTTCAGGATTCCTGGCACCCAGGCAGCCAGCACCAGCCACCAGCCTCCAGGCCGGATTCAGGGAGCCTCTCCAAGCCACTGGCTTCCTCAGCAGTCCCACTTTCCGCTCCTGCCAAACCTGCCCAGTGTCCCACAGAACCTGCCCATGCCAGCACAGAGGTCTTCTGCAGAAACCAGCGAGCTAAGGGAAGCCCTGCTGAAGATCTTTCCTGATTCTGAGCAAAGACTGAAAATTGACCAGATCTTGGTAGCCCATCCATACATGAAAGATCTAAATGCGCTCTCTGCCATGGTGTTAGATTGA
- the N4bp1 gene encoding NEDD4-binding protein 1 isoform X1, with amino-acid sequence MAARAVLDEFTAPAEKAALLERSRGRIEGLFGVSLAVLGALGAEEPLPARIWLQLRGVQEAVHSAKEYIKGICEPELEEREYYPKAMHCIFVGAQSLFLKSLIQDTCADLCVLDIGLLGIRGSAEAVVMARSHIQQFVKLFENNENLPSSQKESEVKREFKQFVEAHADNFTMDLLILPTSLKKELLTLTQGEENLFKTGDDDVIEIRDAQHTEFTQNAATGLNISRDEIVLQEDERNKAGTPVSELTKQMDTVFSSSPDVLFVPVNGLSPDEEALSKERICHKRRFSDSEERHTKKQFSLENVQEGELLHDDKTSSGSVIIDLSDSSTDSENLSPDVKDTTEEMEYNILVNFFKTMGYSQEIVEKVIREFGPSTEPLLLLEEIEKENKRFQENREFSPSTTDTNKTKSKGVCSSINELTTDSTPKKTQSHTQQNTVEKFSQLPFKVEGKPCTSNCKINTFRTVPIEQKREIWGSNQNYVCNIDLETDGRLPSAPSSPKDVSFVSRGASSHQPRIPVFPENGFQQQAEPLLSNNMKSACEKRPGHCSSPQSKPNCPPLSPPMPLPQLLPSVTDARLTGPSDHIDSSVTGVQRFRDTLKVPYKLELKNEPGRMDLKHIVIDGSNVAITHGLKKFFSCRGIAIAVEYFWKLGNRNITVFVPQWRTRRDPNVTEQHFLTQLQELGILSLTPARMVFGERIASHDDRFLLHLADKTGGIIVTNDNFREFVTESVSWREIITKRLLQYTFVGDIFMVPDDPLGRSGPRLEEFLRKEVFLRRMAAISNTCCMSAHLTTPCPKTCVDMQPLLNALPNVGMFDPSFRIPGTQAASTSHQPPGRIQGASPSHWLPQQSHFPLLPNLPSVPQNLPMPAQRSSAETSELREALLKIFPDSEQRLKIDQILVAHPYMKDLNALSAMVLD; translated from the exons GAATATATCAAAGGAATCTGTGAACCTGAACTAGAAGAAAGAGAATATTATCCCAAGGCCATGCACTGCATTTTTGTTGGGGCACAGAGCCTGTTTCTGAAGAGCTTGATTCAGGATACTTGTGCTGACCTCTGTGTTCTTGATATTGGTCTTCTTGGCATCAGAGGGAGTGCTGAGGCTGTAGTTATGGCTAGGAGTCACATTCAGCAGTTTGTAAAGCTCTTTGAGAATAATGAGAACCTACCCAGTAGTCAGAAAGAATCAGAGGTGAAAAGGGAATTTAAACAATTTGTTGAAGCCCATGCAGATAATTTTACAATGGATTTGTTGATTTTGCCcacttccttaaaaaaagaacttttgacTCTCACACAAGGTGAGGAAAATCTATTTAAAACGGGAGATGATGATGTTATTGAAATTAGAGATGCTCAACATACAGAGTTTACACAGAATGCTGCCACAGGACTGAATATTTCTAGAGATGAAATTGTTTTGCAggaagatgaaagaaataaagctGGGACTCCTGTTTCTGAGCTTACAAAACAAATGGACACTGTCTTTTCTAGTTCACCAGATGTGCTTTTTGTTCCTGTAAATGGCCTAAGCCCAGATGAAGAGGCACTTTCCAAAGAGAGAATTTGTCACAAAAGGAGATTTTCTGATTCTGAGGAAAGGCATACCAAGAAgcaattttctttagaaaatgttcAAGAAGGAGAACTTTTACACGATGATAAGACATCCTCTGGAAGTGTAATCATTGACCTATCTGATTCTTCTACTGATTCTGAAAATTTAAGTCCAGATGTAAAAGACACTACTGAGGAAATGGAATACAATATCCTCGTAAACTTTTTTAAAACCATGGGCTATTCTCAAGAAATTGTTGAAAAGGTCATTAGGGAGTTTGGGCCTTCTACCGAACCATTATTGCTCTTggaggaaattgaaaaagaaaataaaaggtttcAAGAAAACAGAGAATTTTCACCTAGTACTACAGACACCAACAAAACCAAAAGTAAAGGTGTTTGTAGCAGTATTAATGAGCTCACAACAGATTCCACTCCAAAGAAAACACAGAGTCACACTCAGCAAAATACGGTAGAAAAATTTTCTCAGTTACCATTCAAAGTAGAAGGTAAGCCTTGTACCTCAAATTGCAAAATTAATACCTTCAGAACAGTGCCAATAGAACAAAAACGTGAAATCTGGGGTTCAAACCAGAACTATGTTTGTaacatagaccttgaaactgatGGCCGTTTACCCTCTGCACCTTCAAGTCCCAAAGATGTCAGTTTTGTTTCAAGGGGAGCTTCAAGTCACCAGCCCAGAATTCCAGTTTTTCCTGAAAATGGTTTTCAACAGCAGGCAGAACCCTTGCTTTCAAATAATATGAAATCTGCCTGTGAAAAACGTCCAGGACATTGTagctctcctcagtctaagccaAATTGTCCACCCCTTTCTCCACCAATGCCGCTGCCACAGCTATTACCTTCAGTTACTGATGCAAGATTGACAGGACCTTCTGATCATATTGATTCCTCAGTTACAGGGGTTCAAAGGTTTCGAGATACTCTGAAAGTACCCTACAAGCTGGAATTAAAAAACGAACCAGGGAGAATGGACCTGAAGCATATTGTTATAGATGGAAGCAATGTTGCAATTAC CCATGGTCTAAAAAAGTTTTTCTCTTGTCGTGGAATTGCAATTGCTGTtgaatatttttggaagcttggcaaccgaaACATTACTGTGTTTGTTCCTCAGTGGAGAACAAGGCGTGATCCTAATGTCACAG agcagcacttCTTAACCCAGCTCCAGGAGCTTGGAATATTATCTTTAACTCCTGCCCGGATGGTGTTTGGAGAAAGAATTGCTTCTCATGATGACAG GTTTCTGCTACACTTAGCGGACAAAACTGGTGGCATAATTGTAACAAATGATAACTTCAGAGAATTTGTGACTGAGTCAGTCTCTTGGCGAGAAATTATTACAAAAAG ATTGCTTCAGTATACATTCGTGGGGGACATATTTATGGTTCCTGATGATCCTCTTGGAAGAAGTGGACCTCGATTAGAAGAATTTCTTCGGAAAGAGGTCTTTCTTAG GAGGATGGCAGCCATTTCCAACACCTGCTGCATGTCAGCCCATCTCACTACTCCCTGCCCCAAGACCTGTGT AGATATGCAACCCCTGCTCAACGCCCTGCCGAACGTGGGCATGTTTGACCCCAGCTTCAGGATTCCTGGCACCCAGGCAGCCAGCACCAGCCACCAGCCTCCAGGCCGGATTCAGGGAGCCTCTCCAAGCCACTGGCTTCCTCAGCAGTCCCACTTTCCGCTCCTGCCAAACCTGCCCAGTGTCCCACAGAACCTGCCCATGCCAGCACAGAGGTCTTCTGCAGAAACCAGCGAGCTAAGGGAAGCCCTGCTGAAGATCTTTCCTGATTCTGAGCAAAGACTGAAAATTGACCAGATCTTGGTAGCCCATCCATACATGAAAGATCTAAATGCGCTCTCTGCCATGGTGTTAGATTGA